A window of uncultured Litoreibacter sp. contains these coding sequences:
- the glyS gene encoding glycine--tRNA ligase subunit beta, with amino-acid sequence MPDLLIELFSEEIPARMQARAAADLKKLVTDGLVEAGLTYASAGSFSTPRRLALTVEDLTSESKAVREERKGPRTDAPEKALEGFLRSTGLSQDQLERRDLGKKGEVFFAIIEKPGRPAADIVAEVLEAAIRNFPWPKSMKWGSGNLKWVRPLHRILCILTDEAGAEIVPLDVDGIQSADKTEGHRFMAPQPFSVSSFEDYSTKLKRAHVVLDPQERADHIWADATSAAFAQGLEIVEDKGLLAEVAGLVEWPVVLMGDIDETFLGLPPEVLQTSMKEHQKFFSVRNPKTGRIEKFVTVANVETEDNGATILAGNQKVLFARLSDAKFFWENDLRIAKGEKMQPWLDALENVTFHNKLGSQKERIDRIAALARKIAPVVGADPDLAEQAAKVAKADLSSEMIYEFPELQGLMGRYYAEAAGLPAEVANAAEEHYSPLGPSDDVPTAPVSVAVALADKIDTLTGFWAIDEKPTGSKDPFALRRAALGVIRLIFENENSFRLLPVAEKHLGGIILTKVTPVSDETCNAILKRALDLTGSNVEFLVALTDALSEIPWGSVDEENTPAEYEQATDAIVQKGHDLLSFFHDRLKVFLKDKGIRHDVIDACISTSDSAPEGATPRNDNLTLLVKRAEALSETLKTEDGANLIQGFKRANNILSKEEEKDGVSYELDPKVELAETDEEKTLFAALDAAEAKITPAMEAEDFTTAMTAMADLRAPIDAFFEAVKINADAEIVRRNRLCLLNRIRVICGGVADLTKLEG; translated from the coding sequence ATGCCTGATCTGCTGATCGAACTCTTCTCCGAAGAAATCCCCGCCCGCATGCAGGCCCGTGCCGCGGCGGATCTGAAAAAGCTGGTCACCGACGGGCTGGTCGAGGCAGGTCTCACCTACGCCTCCGCAGGCAGCTTTTCGACCCCACGCCGCTTGGCCCTGACGGTCGAGGACCTGACGTCCGAGTCCAAAGCCGTCCGTGAGGAGCGCAAAGGCCCAAGGACGGACGCCCCGGAAAAAGCCTTGGAAGGCTTCTTACGCTCCACAGGTCTTTCGCAAGACCAGTTGGAGCGGCGCGACCTCGGCAAAAAAGGCGAAGTCTTCTTCGCCATCATCGAAAAGCCGGGCCGCCCCGCCGCCGATATCGTGGCCGAGGTGTTGGAAGCTGCAATCCGCAATTTCCCATGGCCCAAATCCATGAAATGGGGTTCCGGCAACCTGAAATGGGTCCGCCCCCTTCACCGCATCCTGTGCATCCTCACCGACGAGGCGGGCGCGGAAATCGTGCCGCTCGACGTGGACGGCATCCAATCCGCCGACAAGACCGAGGGCCACCGTTTCATGGCCCCGCAGCCATTTTCTGTCTCTTCGTTCGAGGATTACTCCACCAAACTCAAACGCGCCCACGTGGTGCTCGACCCGCAAGAACGTGCCGACCACATCTGGGCCGATGCCACCTCCGCCGCCTTCGCGCAAGGTCTGGAGATCGTCGAAGACAAGGGCCTGCTGGCCGAGGTCGCGGGCCTTGTCGAATGGCCCGTCGTCTTGATGGGCGATATTGACGAGACCTTCCTGGGCCTCCCCCCCGAGGTCCTGCAAACCTCAATGAAAGAGCACCAAAAATTCTTCTCCGTCCGCAATCCCAAGACGGGCCGGATCGAGAAATTCGTCACCGTCGCCAATGTCGAAACAGAAGACAACGGCGCGACCATCCTTGCGGGCAACCAAAAGGTGCTGTTCGCGCGGCTGTCGGATGCCAAATTCTTCTGGGAAAACGACCTGCGCATCGCCAAGGGCGAGAAGATGCAACCATGGCTCGACGCGTTGGAGAATGTCACCTTCCACAATAAGCTTGGCAGCCAGAAAGAGCGTATTGACCGCATCGCAGCCCTCGCCCGCAAAATCGCGCCTGTCGTCGGCGCTGATCCCGACCTGGCCGAACAGGCGGCGAAAGTTGCCAAAGCCGACCTCAGCTCCGAGATGATCTACGAGTTCCCCGAACTCCAAGGCCTCATGGGCCGCTACTACGCCGAGGCCGCTGGCCTGCCAGCAGAGGTCGCCAACGCCGCCGAAGAACATTATTCCCCGCTTGGCCCATCCGATGACGTCCCAACTGCACCCGTTTCGGTCGCGGTTGCGCTCGCCGACAAGATCGACACACTGACGGGTTTCTGGGCGATTGACGAGAAACCGACGGGCTCGAAAGACCCCTTTGCACTACGCCGCGCTGCGCTCGGTGTCATTCGGCTGATTTTCGAAAATGAAAACTCTTTTCGTTTGCTTCCAGTAGCGGAAAAACATCTGGGCGGGATCATACTCACCAAAGTTACTCCGGTCAGCGATGAAACGTGTAATGCAATTCTCAAACGCGCATTGGATTTAACAGGCTCTAATGTGGAATTCCTAGTTGCGCTAACTGATGCGCTTTCAGAAATTCCGTGGGGTTCGGTTGACGAAGAAAATACTCCCGCTGAATATGAACAAGCGACTGATGCTATTGTTCAAAAGGGTCATGACCTCCTTTCTTTCTTCCACGATAGACTCAAAGTCTTTCTAAAGGATAAAGGCATCCGCCATGATGTCATCGACGCCTGCATCTCTACTTCAGATAGCGCGCCGGAAGGCGCGACGCCCCGCAACGACAACCTAACCCTCTTGGTCAAACGCGCCGAGGCCCTGTCGGAAACGCTTAAAACCGAGGACGGCGCGAACCTGATCCAAGGCTTCAAACGCGCCAACAACATCCTGTCCAAAGAGGAAGAAAAAGACGGCGTCAGCTACGAGCTCGATCCCAAAGTCGAACTGGCCGAAACCGACGAAGAAAAAACCCTCTTCGCAGCCCTCGATGCGGCGGAGGCCAAAATCACCCCCGCGATGGAGGCGGAGGATTTCACCACCGCCATGACCGCCATGGCCGACCTGCGCGCGCCAATCGACGCCTTCTTCGAGGCCGTCAAAATCAATGCCGATGCGGAGATCGTCCGCCGCAATCGCCTCTGCCTGCTCAACCGCATCCGCGTCATCTGCGGCGGCGTGGCGGACCTGACGAAGCTGGAAGGCTGA
- a CDS encoding putative PEP-binding protein — translation MLDSINFELITQTAGISRRLHGTRAKCLQRLIRLGMPVPDTVALSIPLVRKIASGQRPDLKQLLDHFGSWPVLSVRASTEKPEWGGPSTVLNIGMNRTNEAFFASRLGADAARKLHLKFIQSYAIEVSRLDEDMFDVPDLTVEKAYEAYEHEMEEEFPQDIEVQLFEVLKSMARAWEGTSARLLRMSKGAPEDAGLGLVVQRMAFGLGKGESGSGVIQFINPEDGAPKRMGRYLPQSQGRDALSGEGRAMYLTSDPRGESLQDNQPEIYQELKRLGGVSRTGLREEMQIEFTLEGGKLSILDAVVAPRSARASVATAVALAKDDIISEADAVLRIEPKAIPDLLHQQVHVDAKRDVISQGIAASPGAATGKLVFDTLAAQASAAQGEACILVRRETSPEDIRGMHAARGILTERGGQTSHAAVIARGLGLPCVSGASDLDIDPKAKMLTTKDGRVFAAGDIITLDGTAGQALAGQVQLVEAGIGGPLETLLSWADEHRDIGVRANADTPTEAAVARKFEAEGIGLTRTEHMFFAEDRLTVLREAIFAEDGSDRTAALARLLPMQRDDFAELFTIMSHRPVCLRLFDPPLHEFLPSSRGGIREMAEAMGLSAKEVQQRIDGLKEFNPMLGMRGVRLGITVPEIYDMQARAIFEAALQAQTDDNPKVVPEIMIPLVSAKREVELVKSRIDAVAADIMTKTGETLDYRLGVMVETPRAALRAGDIATHAGFLSFGTNDMTQMTYGLSRDDAGRFMSDYVKKGVFPEDPFHALDRDGVGELLELAVERGRKVRSKVTLSVCGEHGGDPDSIAFCRSLGLDYVSCSPYRVPIARLAAAHLAIRDPKAVEEDFEFPEDGSFVPE, via the coding sequence ATGCTAGACTCGATCAATTTTGAGCTGATCACCCAGACGGCCGGCATCAGCCGCCGCCTGCACGGAACGCGTGCTAAGTGTCTGCAAAGATTGATAAGATTGGGCATGCCGGTCCCCGACACGGTGGCGCTGTCCATCCCCTTGGTGCGCAAAATCGCCTCTGGGCAGCGCCCTGATCTGAAGCAGCTGCTGGATCATTTCGGCAGCTGGCCCGTGCTAAGTGTCCGTGCCTCAACGGAAAAACCCGAATGGGGTGGCCCGTCCACCGTGCTCAACATCGGCATGAACCGCACCAACGAGGCCTTTTTCGCCTCCCGTTTGGGCGCAGATGCGGCCCGGAAACTGCACCTGAAATTCATCCAATCCTACGCGATCGAGGTCTCCCGTCTGGACGAGGACATGTTCGATGTCCCTGATTTAACAGTAGAAAAAGCTTACGAGGCCTATGAGCACGAAATGGAGGAGGAGTTCCCCCAGGACATCGAAGTGCAGCTGTTCGAGGTGCTGAAATCCATGGCCCGCGCGTGGGAGGGCACCTCCGCCCGATTGCTGCGCATGTCCAAAGGCGCCCCCGAAGACGCCGGCCTGGGCCTCGTTGTGCAACGCATGGCCTTCGGTCTGGGCAAAGGCGAAAGCGGCTCCGGCGTCATCCAGTTCATCAACCCCGAAGACGGCGCGCCCAAGCGGATGGGGCGGTATTTGCCGCAATCGCAGGGCCGCGATGCGCTGAGCGGTGAGGGGCGGGCGATGTACCTGACCTCCGATCCGCGCGGCGAAAGCCTGCAGGACAACCAGCCGGAAATATATCAGGAACTCAAGCGCTTGGGGGGTGTTTCTCGCACAGGTTTGCGCGAAGAAATGCAGATCGAATTCACGCTGGAAGGCGGCAAGCTGAGCATTCTGGACGCCGTGGTCGCCCCGCGCAGCGCGCGCGCATCGGTGGCGACCGCCGTGGCCTTGGCAAAAGACGACATCATCAGCGAAGCCGACGCGGTGCTGCGCATTGAGCCGAAAGCGATCCCCGATTTGTTGCACCAACAGGTGCATGTGGACGCCAAACGGGACGTGATCTCGCAAGGCATCGCCGCCAGCCCCGGCGCTGCGACCGGCAAGCTTGTGTTCGACACGCTCGCCGCACAAGCCTCCGCCGCGCAGGGGGAGGCTTGTATCCTGGTGCGTCGCGAAACCTCGCCCGAGGATATTCGCGGCATGCACGCGGCCCGTGGCATCCTGACGGAACGCGGCGGGCAAACCAGCCATGCCGCTGTTATTGCTCGCGGATTGGGGCTGCCTTGCGTGTCCGGCGCGTCTGACCTGGACATTGATCCCAAGGCGAAAATGCTCACCACCAAGGATGGCCGCGTCTTTGCGGCCGGCGATATCATCACGCTGGACGGGACTGCAGGGCAGGCGCTTGCGGGGCAGGTGCAGCTGGTTGAGGCTGGTATCGGCGGGCCGCTGGAAACGCTGCTGAGCTGGGCAGATGAGCATCGCGACATCGGCGTGCGCGCAAATGCGGATACGCCGACCGAAGCCGCTGTGGCCCGCAAGTTTGAGGCCGAAGGCATTGGACTGACCCGGACAGAGCACATGTTCTTTGCCGAAGACCGCCTGACCGTCCTGCGCGAGGCCATTTTTGCCGAAGACGGGTCAGATCGCACCGCTGCGCTTGCGCGGCTTTTGCCCATGCAGCGCGACGATTTTGCGGAATTGTTTACGATCATGTCGCATCGCCCCGTCTGCCTGCGCCTGTTCGATCCGCCATTGCACGAATTCCTGCCCTCCAGCCGTGGTGGCATCCGCGAGATGGCAGAGGCGATGGGGCTGAGTGCGAAGGAAGTCCAGCAACGTATTGACGGGCTTAAGGAATTCAATCCCATGCTGGGGATGCGCGGCGTCCGTCTGGGCATCACAGTGCCCGAAATTTACGACATGCAGGCACGTGCCATTTTTGAGGCCGCCTTGCAGGCGCAAACCGACGACAACCCGAAGGTGGTGCCAGAGATCATGATCCCGCTGGTCTCCGCCAAGCGTGAGGTGGAACTGGTGAAGTCGCGCATTGACGCGGTTGCCGCTGACATCATGACGAAAACCGGCGAGACGTTGGATTACCGCTTGGGTGTCATGGTTGAAACGCCGCGCGCCGCGCTGCGGGCAGGTGACATTGCCACCCATGCCGGGTTCCTGAGCTTTGGCACCAACGACATGACCCAGATGACATATGGGCTGTCGCGCGATGATGCGGGGCGGTTCATGTCGGACTACGTCAAGAAAGGCGTGTTCCCCGAAGATCCGTTCCACGCTTTGGACCGCGACGGAGTTGGCGAGCTGCTGGAATTGGCGGTTGAGCGGGGGCGCAAGGTGCGTTCCAAGGTGACGCTGTCGGTTTGCGGGGAGCATGGCGGTGACCCCGACAGCATCGCGTTCTGCCGCAGCTTGGGGCTCGATTACGTGTCTTGTTCGCCTTACCGGGTGCCGATTGCCCGATTGGCGGCGGCCCATCTGGCGATTCGCGATCCCAAAGCCGTCGAAGAGGATTTTGAATTCCCCGAAGACGGGTCATTTGTTCCTGAATAG
- a CDS encoding cell wall hydrolase — protein sequence MSTKTSVMAALAVAAFGAMPAFADEILSGVGSTSANPNVSAVQEDTVISPAFLKLINADRTGKTRLRSARVAKIATPIEGAAPRGSGALTYQLSELNARPRATGDAQWRCLSEALYFEARGESLKGQIAVAEVILNRVSSSRFPNSVCAVINQGTGRKYACQFTYTCDGRPETVSEPAAFARVGKIARMMLDGAPRKLAGGALYYHTTAVRPSWARKFRRTAKMGVHLFYKPA from the coding sequence ATGAGTACCAAGACCTCTGTGATGGCGGCCCTTGCGGTCGCGGCTTTTGGCGCGATGCCAGCCTTTGCCGATGAAATTCTGAGCGGCGTCGGCTCGACCTCGGCCAACCCGAATGTGTCGGCGGTCCAGGAAGACACGGTGATCAGCCCGGCTTTCCTGAAATTGATCAATGCGGATCGCACCGGAAAAACCAGGTTGCGCAGCGCGCGGGTGGCCAAGATCGCGACGCCAATTGAAGGCGCGGCGCCACGCGGATCAGGGGCGTTGACCTACCAATTGTCGGAATTGAATGCGCGGCCCCGGGCCACGGGCGATGCGCAATGGCGGTGCCTGTCAGAGGCGCTGTATTTCGAGGCGCGTGGCGAATCCCTGAAAGGCCAGATCGCCGTGGCTGAGGTGATCCTCAACCGGGTCAGCTCTTCGCGTTTCCCAAACAGTGTTTGCGCCGTGATCAATCAAGGAACCGGGCGCAAATACGCCTGCCAATTCACCTATACCTGCGACGGGCGTCCAGAGACGGTTAGCGAGCCAGCGGCCTTCGCCCGCGTCGGCAAGATCGCCCGCATGATGCTGGACGGCGCGCCGCGCAAGCTGGCGGGTGGGGCGCTTTACTACCACACGACCGCCGTGCGCCCCTCCTGGGCCCGCAAATTCCGCCGCACCGCGAAGATGGGTGTGCACCTGTTCTACAAACCGGCGTAA
- a CDS encoding dihydroneopterin aldolase, with protein MTSEIRLAFAHPSERSEAMADEPRDRISLRDHIREVEIGAFQAERGTTQRICFNIVVEVRLPDGLDDDVDRIMSYDTITEAIDRELSSERLNLLETLAERVAEDILIDPRAARVFVRIEKLDRGPGALGVEIVRDRDMVSLVEPEDEVQPLVAYLGNDICVSDDLGGVLDRLEGQGLPLILCVGTGDTAAPIAAHPAAQRRIDLLAIEQNAWVLAGRDKRCVVVATRTELDWAMKNGQISVWAPSKIVLDATDGPDLSEMDAAALTDWFAQEFGAKGTISLGEGLHAPGTAMPVSALLAGDALPL; from the coding sequence ATGACATCCGAAATCAGACTGGCCTTTGCCCACCCCTCCGAACGGTCCGAGGCCATGGCCGATGAGCCCCGCGACCGCATCTCTTTGCGTGATCATATCCGCGAGGTGGAAATCGGGGCGTTTCAGGCCGAACGCGGCACCACGCAGCGCATCTGCTTCAACATCGTGGTCGAGGTGCGGCTGCCCGATGGGTTGGATGATGATGTAGACCGCATCATGAGCTACGACACGATCACCGAAGCCATCGACCGCGAATTGTCGTCCGAGCGGTTGAACCTGCTCGAAACGCTGGCGGAACGCGTTGCCGAGGATATCTTGATTGACCCGCGCGCGGCCCGCGTCTTCGTGCGTATCGAAAAGCTGGATCGCGGCCCCGGGGCCTTGGGCGTCGAAATCGTGCGCGACCGCGACATGGTCTCGCTGGTGGAGCCGGAAGATGAGGTGCAGCCGCTGGTGGCCTATCTCGGCAATGACATCTGCGTCAGCGATGACCTCGGCGGCGTCTTGGACCGGCTTGAGGGCCAGGGTCTGCCGCTGATCCTTTGCGTCGGAACGGGCGACACGGCTGCCCCGATTGCCGCGCATCCTGCCGCGCAACGCCGCATCGACCTGCTGGCGATTGAGCAAAACGCATGGGTGCTGGCCGGGCGCGACAAACGCTGCGTTGTGGTCGCCACCCGCACGGAATTGGATTGGGCCATGAAAAACGGCCAGATCAGCGTCTGGGCGCCCTCGAAAATCGTGCTGGATGCCACCGACGGCCCTGACCTGAGCGAGATGGACGCCGCCGCCCTGACGGATTGGTTTGCGCAGGAATTCGGTGCCAAAGGCACCATCTCGTTGGGGGAGGGCCTGCACGCGCCCGGCACCGCCATGCCAGTTTCGGCTTTACTGGCGGGGGATGCGCTTCCACTGTAG
- the folP gene encoding dihydropteroate synthase: protein MTTYFRPLAQTDHHRPDGALPLAGNPRVWFTHVEQLKRGKPPELIGLRDVPSDVLVRLSAPRADIAGLNMAAPKLMGVLNTTPDSFSDGGRFTTTEAAVVHAQRMVTEGADILDIGGESTRPGAAFVPVDEEIARTAPVIAALKTAQVTTPVSIDTRKAAVAHAAVQAGAGLLNDVSALSFDAQMADTAAKTGAPICLMHAQGDPKTMQDDPSYDNVLLDVYDYLAARVAAAEQAGIDRSKIIVDPGIGFGKTAAHNLALIQGLSLFHGIGCPILLGVSRKRFIGTIADEPQADKRASGSIAIALHGLMQGVQIIRAHDIEEHAQAFALWHAVNNNKQD, encoded by the coding sequence ATGACGACCTATTTCCGCCCGCTGGCCCAGACCGATCATCACCGCCCAGACGGCGCGTTGCCGCTGGCAGGCAACCCGCGCGTGTGGTTCACCCATGTCGAGCAGCTCAAGCGCGGCAAACCGCCAGAGTTGATAGGCCTGCGCGATGTGCCAAGCGACGTTCTGGTCCGCCTCAGCGCCCCGCGCGCGGATATTGCGGGTCTGAACATGGCCGCGCCCAAGCTGATGGGGGTGCTCAACACAACGCCCGACAGCTTTTCCGATGGCGGGCGCTTCACTACGACGGAGGCCGCGGTAGTCCATGCCCAACGCATGGTCACTGAGGGGGCCGACATACTTGATATCGGAGGCGAGTCCACACGCCCCGGCGCGGCCTTCGTGCCGGTAGACGAGGAAATCGCCCGCACAGCACCAGTCATCGCCGCGCTGAAAACGGCGCAGGTGACGACGCCCGTCTCCATCGACACCCGCAAGGCCGCGGTTGCCCATGCGGCGGTGCAGGCGGGGGCGGGGCTGCTCAATGATGTCTCGGCGCTCAGCTTTGACGCGCAAATGGCTGACACCGCGGCAAAAACCGGCGCGCCGATTTGCCTGATGCATGCGCAGGGCGATCCGAAAACGATGCAGGATGACCCCAGCTACGACAACGTGCTGCTCGATGTGTATGACTACCTCGCCGCGCGCGTGGCGGCGGCGGAACAGGCGGGCATTGACCGCTCCAAGATTATCGTCGATCCGGGCATCGGCTTTGGCAAAACCGCCGCGCATAATCTGGCGCTGATCCAGGGCCTCAGCCTGTTTCACGGCATTGGCTGCCCGATCCTGCTGGGCGTGTCGCGCAAACGCTTCATTGGCACCATCGCGGATGAGCCGCAGGCTGACAAACGTGCATCAGGGTCGATCGCAATTGCGCTGCATGGGCTTATGCAGGGTGTTCAGATCATCCGGGCACATGATATAGAGGAGCACGCGCAGGCATTCGCCCTTTGGCACGCGGTCAATAATAACAAGCAGGACTAA